Below is a window of Brassica napus cultivar Da-Ae chromosome A5, Da-Ae, whole genome shotgun sequence DNA.
tatacatgtttgcAACGTACACAATCAttcttttaaaaagttaatttgtaatttttgttgCAGTACTGCTCCAGACACAGTAAATATTGGATGTCTGTATAAGAATATACTACCGTGTTTTTTAACTTCCAAAATTTGTCTTTTCAATTttgatagtttaattttttatgtaGTTTTACTTTTATCTAATGAACTAAATTGGCTATATAATCTAATAAGAATCATTCTTTTTGTggataaaacaattttttgcAAATAAGTTATTTAGATTAGTTAAGAGAATAAGAGTAATCGAACGGAAAATTAAGACAAACAAGTATAATTCCTTGTCTTGGTTAAGTCGCACAActgatgtaaataaaattatgttccATACTACtagattttaaacaaaaaaaaagttaagcaaaaaatatatatttaaaaaagaaatagaacATGTGAAAAAATAaagtcaaataaaataaatggaacctaaatttttataaaatggaaaTAGCGCACGAGTCATCTACACGGATTCAcccataaaataataatagtaaaaaaattaattattggtttaggacttaaaaataataataatgggcTTTATTAAATGTTATTTCAAGTATGAGCTTCAATCAAATGTGGGTTTTTTAATTCCTTCCAGGGCCTCCCATTTTTATGTCTTGAACATATTTTAGGCATGGCCCAATCGTGCAACCAGTTCTCTATATGACCAGTAATTTCCtagattttcttaaatattcaaaaacaCTACTATAGAGGATCATAATTTTGTTGCATATAtgaatctattatataatttcaagaTTGCCAATCACATTTTTGATAAAGAAACTCGCAGAACTAATAGGTCCTTTGATGTAGACTCTTTTGTACAAATGTTACTTGAAGAATCAAGAAAAGATTTCTAGTGTATAATCCAATCTAAGAAAATTTACTGGCTTGAGTAGGAGATacaatttttacaatttatatattagattcgtCACTGGTACATTGATCTAACCgagttatatatttgattttttagtctTCGGTTGTCGACGACCTGGAGATAAATTTATTTAGAGTTGGAGTCACCCACTTCTATGTACCATTTGATCAGCCATTATGAATACAACAACAATACACGAGGGATGAAATCATGAAACTGATCACGTCCCACAATTATTGACCTGTTTTGTAATTGTCTTTTTACAACAACAATACACGAGAGATGAAACTGATCACGTCCCACAATTATTGACCTGTTTTGTAATtgtctttttcttaaaaatcgcCGACGAGTTTGACCGGTTTAGAACCACGTCACCATCAAGACTGCTTCAAAATTGTCAAGTTACAAGTGGATCTCGCTAATACAGATCCAAGACAAAGTCCAAGACCAATAACATACTTACATACACCGTTGACTGTTCACGAACCTCTTCGAAATTACCAATATGCCCTCTTTTCTCAGTCTCTCGTGAACGATTCAAAGTCAACGACGATGCTCCTCTCGGCCCTTGTCCCAACGATTTCCTCTCCGTGTTTGTTCTCTAAATGAGAGAGCATTTTGAGcttactatataatataaaaactgAGTGAGAGCATCAACTAGTAGAACATACATGATCATTCAGTATATGGATTATGGAGTGGACATAAGCTGAAATATGTTGTAAGCAATAGACGTGTAGAACGAGGAGGACTCTATGATATCTTCTTCACTGTTTTCAATGATAAGAATATCATTAGGCGCAAGCAAAAACGAAAAGGTTGGTAAGAGATTGAATGCTGTTACAATAGAAAACAGGAAAAGGTAGGTAAgtgaaataaagaaagaaacaattgtttaccaaaaaaaaagaagaaagaaacaattTAAATTATGCATGGTTTTAAAGCATTTGCTTTTTTTCGTAACTTAAGTGGAAATTTAAGTTAAGAATCCATTCTATCAAGGATTAGGTGTAGTTGCGTGGGTCCAATTGAACTTATCTTCTGCCTTTTTATCGTAACACTAACATGTGCTGTTAAATTTGTTACTGCGGACTGAACATCGCTAACCTAAACCATGCTAATCAGAACCTAAACTGAAAACTGGTGGGTTTTACGCGGCATCTATAACATTGAAGAACTgcattttcaatttaaaaatggGGGGTGTGGACGAATTATTACAACGGGAGtagaccatattataaaataatgcgGTCCTTAATCAACTATATCGCCAAAAgacaagttttaaaaaaaaaaatcgtgaagaaatatattaaaattttgcaaGTATTCTGAAAAATTGAAGTTGACTGACCTTATTGATATTTTTGTATTAGGCAAACGAGGAACGGTCTGCAATAGGACTCTCAATCAATTCGTTTCTTTTTTAACAATAATGCTgcataaaaaaatacttataaccCCACTTTGACTTCTCAATTCTATATATCTCAATCACGcatttatatatcatatcactTTGAAGGCGCTTCTCAAGATCTATAAGCCAGAGAAGATTATTTCAAGATCTACCTCTTATCATCATTATTGTATCTTTCTTCTCCAAGAAcaaattttagagaaaataaatctaaagTTTCATACAAGACGAAACCCACCAAAGATGACACAGTAAGTgctctgtttctttctttctattatCTCAATCATTCCAAGATTCATATTTAATGAATCTTGAAATTTATATGCAGTCTTCAAAGAACATATCCTACATCGATGTCAAAAGGTAGAGCTAGCTTTCCAAAAGGCTTTCTCTTTGGaactgcttcttcttcttaccaggtaacaaaaaatcaagaaactgaaaagaaaaaaaaatattacaagatCAAATGATATTTACTTCAGTTTTCtgttttaattatatagtaTGAAGGAGCAGTCACTGAAGGTGAGAGAGGTCAAAGCATGTGGGATCATTTCTCCAACAGATTTCCTCACAGAATCAGTGACCATAGTCATGGAAACGTtgccgtcgatttcttccatcGTTACAAGGTACTTTCTATCTTTAACCTTTTCGGTTTCTTGCTCCTCAAGGTAGTTAGTTACAATATTGAAGATCTATGATTAATTTCTTGTACAGGAAGATATAAAGAGAATGAAAGATATAAACATGGATTCTTTTAGGCTCTCCATTGCTTGGCCAAGAGTGATACCTTgtaagtatattaatatttctGAAACTTAATTATTGTGGACatttatatcaataaatatCCATGGTTGACTTTGTGAAAATCAAAACAGAtggcaagagagagagaggagttaGTGAAGAAGGGATTAAGTTTTACAATGATGTTATAGATGAACTCCTAGCCAATGAAATCACTCCTCTTGTTACCATCTTTCATTGGGACACTCCTCAGGATCTTGAAGATGAATATGGTGGTTTTCTAAGCGAGCAGATTATGTAAGCAAAATCGactttatttgaaatttttaatatatggtgAATGTATCTGTTCTAGAGATTAATGCTGGGTTATCTGCAACCACAGAGATGACTTTAGAGACTATGCGAGTCTCTGCTTCGAGAGGTTTGGGGATCGAGTGAGTCTATGGTGCACACTGAATGAACCATGGGTGTACAGTGTTGCGGGTTACGACACAGGGAGAAAAGCTCCAGGACGATGCTCCAAGTATGTTAATGGAGCTAGTGTTGCTGGTATGTCGGGATACGAGGCTTACATTGTGAGCCATAACATGCTTCTAGCACACGCAGAAGCAGTGCAAGTGTTTAGAAAATGTGACCATGTAAGTAGACTTTCTATAAATAGAACACAAGGAATCCACTGTTGTTTGTTGTTGTAGTGATCTGATTTAAATACTATGCAGATCAAAAATGGACAAATAGGCATTGCGCATAATCCACTTTGGTATGAGCCTTATGATCCAAGTGATCCAGATGATGTAGAAGGATGTAACCGAGCTATGGACTTCATGATTGGTTGGTAAGTGattcaaaatgataaatgagtTAAGTCTTTTTGGTGTGAGACCGttcttgatttgttttcttctttgtcGTGGTGTTTCATACAGGCATCATCATCCAACAGCGTATGGAGACTATCCAGACACGATGAAGAAATCTGTAGGAGATAGGTTACCAAGTTTCACACCAGAACAATCCAAGAAGCTGATAGGCTCTTGTGATTACGTTGGTATAAACTATTACAGCTCGCTTTTCGTGAAGAGTATCAAACACGTGGATCCTACGCAACCCACTTGGAGAACTGATCAAGGCGTAGATTGGATGAGTATGTCTCTTGATGATaataaatgatgatgatgatggaagCTTTGTGACTAACTTATGTCTCCTTACTAACACATGGTGCAGAAACAAACATTGATGGTAAACAAATAGCGAAACAAGGAGGATCAGAGTGGAGTTTCACATATCCAACAGGACTCAGAAACGTTTTGAAGTATATGAAGAAAAACTATGACAATCCTCGGATTCTCATAACGGAGAATGGTATTAACATCTTTTGGATGAGTATTTTGCATGTCTTCGCTGTTTCTGTATAGATCTTTAATGTAACATTGTCTATGATACTCTCAGGGTATGGTGAAGTAGCTGATCAGAGTCAGAGTCTGTTTATGTACAATCCTTCAATCGATACAGAGAGATTGGAGTACATAGAAGGACACATCCACGCCATTCATCAAGCTATTCAGTAAGTAACACATATGTTTAGAGCATAGACATGACCGTTTTTAGCATGTGTACGTGTAAGTAGAACGGTCGAATAAAGATCCAATACTAAAAAAGAAattcttataattttaaataagtataaaaccttaaaaatttatttataattctaaagttaaaacatataattattaaagaaaaacaaaatatgtataGTCTCaactatcaaaattttaaaactttatatttatacCCTTATAAGTTTTTGAAcaatgactataaattatttgaaacgGCACTATAGGTTAAGGGTGTTTAGTCACTTATGTGTTTGTTTTCATTAATATTAACAGTGAAGATGGAGTTAGAGTGGAAGGCTATTACGTATGGTCATTGCTGGATAACTTTGAGTGGAACAGTGGATATGGTGTGAGATACGGTTTGTATTACattgattacaaagatggacttAGAAGATACCCGAAAATGTCTGCTTTGTGGTTGAAAGAATTCTTGAAGTTTGATCAAGAAGATgagtcgtcttcttcttctgcggAGTCTAAGAAGGAAGAGAAAAAGGAGAGCTATGGAAAACAGTTATTGCATTCTGTTCAAGATAGTGGTGCGCTACCTGCGGTTTTGGGGAGCTTGTTTGTTGTCACTGCAACTGTTGGCACTTCTCTGTTCTTCAAGGGATCCAATAACTGAAACAGATTGTTCTTAAAAAGTAAAACCTATAAAGCTGTTGCAAATTGTTGAAGATGAAGaatattttatgatttgtaaacATTCCTTATGCTTGTTCAGTGTTATTGTAAACTTGTTTGATCTATAAGagaattttacttattttagcattttcaaaataaatcaaacgTCCTATTTCTCCTACgagatatattatatatcatatgtaTCAGATGTCCACCGAACTATGATCTCTTACAAAATCTCCCCGAACTAAAAAGTATAGATCTATTTCTCCCTGAATTAATTGTTCGAAACTTAATTACCCATAAACCATGGTTTCCACTGGTTTATTATTAACCAAATAATTTCATCCagctaaaccaaaaaaaaaaaatcaaacccaaTAAATTTGTAActtatattaattttgtaaCTTATAGGAACAATCCCGCACTTTGAAACCcaataaatttataacttataGGAACAATCCAGTGTTTTGAAACTCAAATAAATTTGGTTAAATTATTTGGTTAATAATAAACTGGTTCAAACCATGGTTTATGGTTAAATAAGTTCTGAATTATCTATTCGGGAAGAAATAAGTCTGTACCTTTTAGTTTGGAAAATTTTAGAATGAGATCATAGTTTGGTGGACATCTAGTGCTATATGATAGTTTTAGTgggaaatataatttttatccaAATAAATCTGTTACGTTATATTTTGGTTGAAATGTCTCCAATTGAGAGTCTCTTATTAGCGCTGTCAATATGGACTTAAACCATTAAGTTATTCTTAAAACTCACACATTGGTAGTAACTACAATCATGGGCTATATTATCTCTAAGATTGGAAATGACACCTTTCCCATTTTTTGATCTGCAGGGAGATGGAGAAAAATAGCTCATTTTTCAGTAATATTACTTGTTATATAAACTTTATTTATTgaaaagttttttaaattttatcgtATAAATTATAACCATAGTTGGAATTTAGgagtaaaattatttatacGTAGGATTCGTAAGCACATCAATATAAAAACCCAAATTTGAAGTCTGTATTAAAAAGAGTTACAGCCCATATTGAGATGAGGCCTGAATATTTGTAGTCAAAGGCccaacttaattatataatactaTCTTAGAGAACTAAGATAGTTAATTAAGCAGCATGATGTGATGAAAAGTCTGATTCCTAATTCTTTGCCATCCTTTTTTTGGCACTTTTAGTTCTTATCAAACTCAGTTACAGACAGTAAGTCTTATTGCTgctagtgaaacttcaaatcaAAACATAGTCAATTATTATAGGCAAGTGGGTTTTACTAATGTTGAGTTCTTTATGGAGTCGAATGAAATTTTACTTCTGTATGAGAGAGAGGGAGGGCGATGAAAGCAAAGTTTCCACGAATAATTTAAGACTACTCTACGGGGACAAACCAAATCAAGAGTACTACACTAGTACTTTTCTTTGAGTCAAGCTAagtaataaagaaataaaaaaatgtatatttatatattcaacATTCACGTTCCACGTTTCATGCTTCTACTGGTAGGCAGTCCAAATCGATGGGTGGAAATTGGCAACGTACAAAAAACGTTCGATACATCCGATTCCttttaaagatatattttttggaAACGTTATCCGATATCTGTGCAGTTGTATTTTGACTGATAGACATCTATGCATGTAACATGTTCCCCCTATATTCAAGTTAAACAggcgcaaaaaaaaaaaaaaaattaaaataggcTCCGAGAATATTCACATTCAAACTCGAAAAGCGCGATACttggatatacatgtttttattaattcgTAAATAagcatttcatttttattttgttttttgctaAGAATAAATAAACATTCATCTTCACAGCTGGTGGTCATGCAGTTGATCTAGCCTTTCTAGCAGATATGAAGATAagataaaataacataaaataaaagaaaaaaattaattttattaaatcaagTAAGACGGCGTTAAATAATCTACGACGCCATTCTATCAAGACTTTAATCTAGTTTGATTTTCACCTAGAGTTGCTTTTGTTATCTAAACTTTGTAATCTAAGTTATTAACAGGCATTAACTGGTTTATAATCTACCCCATGAAAAAAAGTCTAGAGAGCAAGACGGACCAAAGCTTTACAAGTTCCCGACTAATATATGTGTTTGTTCCATTAATCACGCCAGCGTCAACGACAATTGGAGACTATAGGATTATTGATATTTAtgtaaactttatatatatatatatattaattattgatttaggtttatataattatatagaattctataaattattattttatcaaattttgttatatttatattgattcaatttaaaacaaataatttttttttttgataattagaGTGCTTTAACTTTCACCGAGATGAATGAGACTAGAGATCGAAACAATCACGAACCACACGGTGACCAGAGTCACACTAAAAATATAGGTTGTATTCGGTCTCGGGAGACTGCAGAACCGTATGTAAATACCACAGTAGTCAGAATTCAAATCTAAATGGTGAAACTCACAGTCGTGAATCTTTTACCATCAAAACCAAAAGTctcgtattttttttaatttattgatttatGAAATCACGATTGTACTGATTTTGTCTTATAATAAAGTTTCAATTGCAAACAGCTCGAATACGGGAGACTAGCTAgattggtttttggtttatagatttttgaaatatacgaatcattctgttatttatgaaatttggtATATGGTTCTGTCTTGGTTcgattattttagtttttagtttggtTCAGATAATAATATTACCCTAATACAATTATTTGAAGTAGATAATGAAGTCTCCTACCCAAAAAGGAAAGGACTATAATTCATTAACAGGGGTTTACATAATGAAGTAGACATGCATATtagaaaaattaagatattgcagagactataattttatattaatagtatttaaataagtcttattaattttaattgacATTTTATTAGGGTGGATtaatacaattaaataaaatcataaaacatatatctttatgtaataaattctttaaaaaaaatatttatctttttagaaAACAGAATGGGGGTAGTATATACGAACATTCTTAAACAACGTCAACAAACCGGTACATAATAATAGTAAACGCTGACGCTGGAGACAAAACACATTGCATAATAaacattttccaaaaaaaaattactttaccTCCGAGGTCTATAAATAGCTGCCCGGATCACATCATTTTCTCCCACTGACAGAAATCTTCGAATTTGGTATATATATCTTGCTTCAACATTTCTTAGATCCATGTTCATAAGCTGAACAGGACATTAGATACCAAGCCAACATTTAGTAAATTAGCTGTcacaacatattatatataacatatacatgTCTGTGTGCAGTTTAAAGAGCTAGCTTCTCCACATCAAAAGGCATTAAGTGAAACTCATTATCTCTTGAGAGAGTTCTACTGCTGTAAGCAATGAAACAGTAAGTGAATTTTGCGAGAGAGGATCGGTAGTATCATAatgttgtttatatatatatgtgtgtgtgtttgtttttgtaacGTATGAGCATGCATgcagttttaataaatttttaacaatgtGTTTTTATACAACTTGTTAACAGAGGAAGGAAGAGTTGTGACCAAAAGAAATCATTCGTACGAGCTGATTTCCCCCAAGATTTCTTGTTTGGAACTGCTTCATCTGCTTACCAAGTAAGTAGTACACAATTATACGTTAAACGAATGCAATATTTAGAAACAGTTGAATGGGTGCGCCTACTGTCCACAGGACCACAACAATCGACTCAATCtccgtgtttttatttttattttgatataagtATGAAGGAGCAGTGAAAGAAGGTTCCCGAGGAGAAAGTATGTGGGATGCTTTTGCTCGCAAGTATCCAGGTATCATCGACATCCCTTTAACTGATGATTGTTGCGTCAATCTTAAACAATCTGtaacacaaaaaatatatttcatctaataatatttgaattatttttcagAAAGAAATTGCCGCTCTAACGCGGACGAGACCGTTGATTTCTATCATCGTTACAAGGTGG
It encodes the following:
- the LOC106450792 gene encoding beta-glucosidase 26, peroxisomal: MTHLQRTYPTSMSKGRASFPKGFLFGTASSSYQYEGAVTEGERGQSMWDHFSNRFPHRISDHSHGNVAVDFFHRYKEDIKRMKDINMDSFRLSIAWPRVIPYGKRERGVSEEGIKFYNDVIDELLANEITPLVTIFHWDTPQDLEDEYGGFLSEQIIDDFRDYASLCFERFGDRVSLWCTLNEPWVYSVAGYDTGRKAPGRCSKYVNGASVAGMSGYEAYIVSHNMLLAHAEAVQVFRKCDHIKNGQIGIAHNPLWYEPYDPSDPDDVEGCNRAMDFMIGWHHHPTAYGDYPDTMKKSVGDRLPSFTPEQSKKLIGSCDYVGINYYSSLFVKSIKHVDPTQPTWRTDQGVDWMKTNIDGKQIAKQGGSEWSFTYPTGLRNVLKYMKKNYDNPRILITENGYGEVADQSQSLFMYNPSIDTERLEYIEGHIHAIHQAIHEDGVRVEGYYVWSLLDNFEWNSGYGVRYGLYYIDYKDGLRRYPKMSALWLKEFLKFDQEDESSSSSAESKKEEKKESYGKQLLHSVQDSGALPAVLGSLFVVTATVGTSLFFKGSNN